In Arachis hypogaea cultivar Tifrunner chromosome 2, arahy.Tifrunner.gnm2.J5K5, whole genome shotgun sequence, a genomic segment contains:
- the LOC112736109 gene encoding homeobox-leucine zipper protein HDG1 encodes MSFGGFLDNNSGGGDDGGGGGGVRNIVEIPYNNGGGGTTKNNIINNDNNRTTMPSGAISQPRLLTTTPTLAKSMFNSPGLSLALQTNLDEQGDVNNNNIMGSENNNNNYEGSNGGLRRSREEEHESRSGSDNMDGASGDEQDAADNNNPKRKKRYHRHTPQQIQELESLFKECPHPDEKQRLELSKRLCLETRQVKFWFQNRRTQMKTQLERHENTLLRQENDKLRAENMSIRDAMRNPMCSNCGGPAIIGELSLEEQHLRIENARLKDELDRVCALAGKFLGRPISSMGGPHPLPNSSLELGVGNNNNGYGCNLSINVPNSLPLGPEFGVNLSSPLGMVSGPAITRPQPSAVVGGFDRSMERSMLLELGLAAMDELVKMAQSCEPLWIRSLEIGGREVLNHEEYIRTFPNPCIALRTNSFVSEASRETGLVIINSLALVETLMDANRWAEMFPCMIARTSTTEVISNGINGTRNGALQLMHAELQVLSPLVPVREVNFLRFCKQHAEGVWAVVDVSIDAIRETSSAGAPTFVNCRRLPSGCIVQDMPNGYSKVTWVEHAEYEEREVHQLYRALLSSGMAFGAQRWIATLQRQCECLAILMSSTQPSRDHSAITASGRRSMLKLAQRMTNNFCAGVCASTVHKWNKLNNTGNTVDEDVRVMTRKSVDDPGEPPGIVLSAATSVWLPVSPQRLFDFLRDERLRSEWDILSNGGPMQEMAHIAKGQDHGNCVSLLRAGAINSNQSSMLILQETCIDAAGSLVVYAPVDIPAMHVVMNGGDSAYVALLPSGFAIVPDGPAPRGAQNGGADANGGDDLGGGARGSGSLLTVAFQILVNSLPTAKLTVESVETVNNLISCTVQKIKAALRCES; translated from the exons ATGAGTTTTGGAGGGTTTCTAGACAACAATTCCGGTGGCGGCGACGACGGTGGCGGTGGCGGCGGTGTGAGAAACATAGTAGAAATTCCATATAACAACGGTGGTGGTGGCACTACCAAGAACAACATCATCAACAACGATAATAATAGAACAACAATGCCCTCTGGTGCAATCTCACAGCCTCGCCTTTTAACAACTACTCCAACTTTGGCCAAATCAATGTTCAACTCACCTGGCCTCTCTCTAGCACTT CAAACGAATCTTGATGAACAAGGGGATGTGAATAACAACAACATTATGGGGAGtgagaacaacaacaataattatgAAGGAAGTAATGGAGGATTGAGAAGGAGCAGAGAAGAAGAACATGAAAGCAGATCTGGAAGTGATAACATGGATGGTGCCTCCGGCGATGAACAAGATGCTGCCGACAACAATAATCCCAAAAGGAAAAAACGTTATCACCGACACACTCCTCAGCAAATACAAGAGCTTGAATC gttGTTTAAGGAGTGTCCCCATCCTGACGAGAAACAAAGGCTAGAACTTAGTAAAAGGCTTTGCTTGGAAACAAGGCAGGTGAAGTTTTGGTTCCAAAATCGGAGAACCCAAATGAAG ACTCAATTGGAGCGCCATGAGAACACACTCCTAAGGCAAGAGAATGACAAGCTTAGAGCTGAGAACATGTCAATTAGAGATGCAATGAGGAACCCCATGTGTTCAAATTGTGGTGGTCCTGCCATAATTGGTGAGCTTTCACTTGAGGAACAACATCTTAGGATTGAGAATGCAAGACTAAAGGATGAATTAGACCGGGTTTGTGCCCTCGCCGGCAAGTTCTTGGGCCGGCCCATTTCGTCGATGGGCGGGCCCCATCCGTTGCCAAATTCAAGTTTGGAGCTTGGGGTTGGCAACAATAACAATGGCTATGGTTGCAACTTGAGCATAAATGTGCCTAATAGCTTGCCTTTGGGGCCGGAATTTGGGGTGAATTTGTCTAGTCCTTTGGGTATGGTTTCCGGGCCGGCGATCACTCGGCCACAGCCGAGCGCGGTTGTTGGCGGATTTGATAGGTCAATGGAGAGGTCAATGTTGTTGGAGCTTGGTTTGGCTGCCATGGATGAGTTGGTGAAGATGGCACAAAGTTGTGAGCCTCTTTGGATAAGGAGTTTGGAAATTGGAGGAAGGGAAGTGCTTAACCATGAGGAGTATATTAGGACATTCCCTAATCCTTGCATTGCTTTAAGGACTAATTCCTTTGTCTCTGAGGCTTCTAGGGAAACTGGTCTTGTCATCATAAATAGCTTGGCTCTTGTTGAGACTTTAATGGATGCG aatcgATGGGCAGAGATGTTTCCTTGTATGATTGCAAGAACCTCAACCACTGAAGTGATATCCAATGGAATAAACGGTACCAGAAATGGTGCACTTCAACTA atgcATGCGGAGCTTCAAGTTCTATCGCCATTGGTACCAGTTAGAGAAGTGAATTTCCTTCGATTTTGCAAGCAACACGCAGAAGGGGTGTGGGCAGTGGTGGATGTCTCCATTGATGCTATCAGAGAAACTTCTTCTGCCGGTGCCCCAACTTTTGTTAATTGCAGAAGACTCCCTTCTGGCTGTATAGTACAAGATATGCCTAATGGTTACTCCAAG GTGACATGGGTGGAACATGCCGAATACGAGGAAAGGGAAGTTCATCAGTTATATAGAGCCTTGTTGAGCTCTGGCATGGCCTTCGGCGCCCAGCGGTGGATCGCCACCCTACAGCGCCAGTGCGAGTGCCTCGCCATCCTCATGTCTTCTACTCAACCTTCTAGAGACCACTCAG CAATAACTGCAAGTGGTAGGCGCAGCATGCTGAAGCTGGCACAGAGGATGACCAACAACTTCTGTGCCGGAGTGTGCGCCTCCACGGTGCACAAGTGGAACAAGCTCAACAATACCGGCAACACTGTCGACGAGGATGTTAGGGTAATGACGAGGAAGAGCGTGGACGATCCTGGGGAGCCACCCGGGATCGTCCTCAGCGCTGCCACGTCAGTGTGGCTCCCAGTCTCGCCGCAGAGGCTGTTCGACTTCCTCCGCGACGAGAGGCTGAGGAGCGAGTGGGACATACTATCCAATGGTGGGCCCATGCAAGAGATGGCCCACATTGCAAAGGGACAGGACCATGGCAACTGCGTCTCCCTCCTTAGAGCCGGT GCaataaattcaaatcaaagtAGCATGTTGATACTTCAAGAGACATGCATAGATGCTGCTGGCTCGCTTGTGGTGTACGCGCCGGTGGATATTCCGGCGATGCACGTGGTAATGAACGGTGGTGATTCTGCTTACGTGGCATTATTGCCTTCTGGGTTTGCGATTGTTCCGGATGGGCCTGCGCCTCGTGGGGCCCAAAATGGTGGCGCCGATGCCAACGGTGGCGATGACCTTGGTGGTGGGGCGCGTGGGAGTGGGTCCCTTTTGACGGTGGCATTTCAGATTCTTGTGAATAGTCTCCCTACGGCCAAGCTCACGGTAGAGTCGGTGGAAACTGTGAACAACCTCATTTCATGCACAGTTCAAAAGATAAAAGCAGCACTTCGGTGTGAAAGTTGA